Proteins co-encoded in one Malus domestica chromosome 09, GDT2T_hap1 genomic window:
- the LOC103443337 gene encoding ylmG homolog protein 1-2, chloroplastic-like — MASVMASQVIFFPISTPIKPNSKFKPFFSPTPTPTLKFNPKSNPNPIPKLSLRPICATLTTNPQTLTSQNPSQPPSPLTHLPTRTITTLFALTVAAVRSLSISLVKFGSQFGPSIGSAAGPLFFAALRDRPSGNLNTPLTVVAAGLSKWLDIYSGVLMVRVLLSWFPNIPWDRQPLSAIRDLCDPYLNLFRNIIPPIFDTLDVSPLLAFAVLGTLGSILNNSR; from the coding sequence ATGGCATCAGTCATGGCTTCTCAAGTTATCTTCTTCCCCATCTCAACCCCCATCAAACCAAACTCCAAATTCAAACCCTTCTTCTCTCCCACTCCCACTCCCACTCTCAAATTCAATCCCAAATCCAATCCCAACCCAATCCCCAAACTCTCCCTCAGACCCATCTGCGCCACTCTCACTACAAACCCCCAAACCCTCACTTCCCAAAACCCATCTCAGCCCCCGTCGCCCCTAACCCACCTCCCCACTCGCACCATCACCACCCTCTTCGCCCTAACAGTAGCCGCCGTCCGCAGCCTCTCAATTTCGCTCGTCAAGTTCGGTTCCCAATTCGGACCCTCCATCGGATCCGCCGCCGGACCCCTCTTCTTTGCGGCGCTCAGGGACCGCCCGAGCGGTAATTTGAATACCCCTTTGACGGTTGTCGCTGCCGGTCTCTCCAAATGGCTCGATATCTACAGCGGGGTTTTGATGGTTAGGGTTTTGCTCAGCTGGTTCCCCAATATTCCTTGGGACCGTCAGCCACTTTCGGCGATTCGGGACCTCTGCGATCCTTATTTGAACCTCTTTCGCAATATAATTCCGCCGATTTTTGATACCTTGGATGTTAGCCCCCTCTTGGCTTTCGCAGTTTTGGGCACGCTCGGGTCAATTCTCAACAACAGTAGATGA